AGGCACTTGGACAGCAGGCCCGTGTCGAGCACTGGGACAATGCCCTCAACCAGGGCAAACTTGCCGGACGGAATATGGCCGGAGCACACGAACCATTCACCTATATGCCGTATTTCTTCTCCGATCTTTTCGAGTTTGGATATGAGGCAGTCGGTGATGTGAACTCTCAAATGGAGATCGTTGCGGATTGGCAGAAACAGCACGACACGGGCGTCATCTATTATCTGCGGAACCACAAAATTCGCGGCGTCATGATGTGCAATGTCTGGGATAAAGTGGATGCGGCGCGCCAGCTGATACTCCGCGGCGCAGATGCTACCGAACGCCTGGCCTGAGAATCGGGACGTTCGATAACTTTATACGGGCGCTTGGGATCTCGTGATGCGCGCGCCCTGAATCCGGTGCCCATGCCCGGCACGGAGTCTCAGCCGGAGGCGAGGCGATTTTCTGATGAGCACAGAGAGCCTGCACGGCCAGACGGCGCTGGTAACCGGCGCGGCGAAGCGCATCGGCCGGGAGATTGCTTTGGCCCTCGCCCGTGCTGGTGTTAATGTGGCCGTGCACTTCCGGCATTCCGCGAGGCAAGCGGAGGAACTGCGCACGGAGCTGGCTTCACACGGAGTGATGGCGTGGCTCGTGGATGCGGATTTTAGCGATATCGCGGCCGCCCAACGGCTGATCCCGGAAGTCGTCGAGGCGGCCGGGTCACTCGAAATTCTCGTGAACAGCGCTTCGCTGTTTCTCCCGAGCACCATCCAGAACATTGATTTTGCGGACCTGATGAACCAAATGCAGGTAAACGCGTGGGCGCCATTTGTGCTCAGCCGGGAGTTTGCCCGCCACATCGGTCGCGGGAAAATCATCAATCTGCTTGATTCGCGGATTGTGGGAGACGACCGATCCCACGTGGCTTACATTCTCAGCAAGCAGGTTTTCGCCCTCCTGATGAAGATGACGGCGGTTGAATTTGCTCCCCGAATAACCGTGAACGGTGTGGCGCCCGGGTTGATTTTACCTCCCGTCGGTGAGGATGAGAGCTACCTGAACGATCTCGCGCGAAAGATCCCCCTCAAACGGCACGGGGAGCCGGCCGATATCGCCGACGCAGTTCTGTATCTACTCAAAAGCGACTTCATAACCGGCCAGGTGATTTTCGTGGATGGAGGCCGGCACCTCATGGAGCCAAATCGTGGACCGGATCATAATCACTGACATTCGCGCCCGCTGCATCGTGGGCGTCAACAAAGACGAGCGCACCGAAAAACAGGATGTGACCGTCAACCTTTCCATCTACGCCGACCTCCGGAAGCCGGGGCGATCCGACAAGTTCGAAGATGCCATTGACTACCGAGCCATCAAGAAACGGGTGCTCAACCTGGTTGAGAACTCGAAATATTTCCTGCTTGAGGCGCTCGCGCAGGCCGTGGCGGATATCTGCCTCGAGACACCCGGCGTCATCAAAGTCCATGTCCGGGTGGACAAGCCATCTGCCTTGCGCTTCGCCCGGAGCGTGAGCGTTGAGATATCACGGCAAAGAGGGGCGCAGTGAAGGTTCGCGCGTTCATAGCCGTGGGATCCAACATCAGGCCGGAAGAGAATGTGCGTACTGCCCTCCTAGCCCTGGCCCGGCAAGAGCAGATTGTTGCTGTTTCCACAATCTATCGAACGGAACCGGAAGGCCGGCCCGATCAGCCGGATTTCTACAATTGCGTCGTCGAAATCAAGACGGACAAGACTCCTGAGGCGCTGAAATACCAGGTTCTCAGGCGCATCGAAGCCGGCCTCGGAAGGCAGCGGACTTCGGATAAGTTCGCGCCGCGTACCATCGACCTCGACTTGATGCTCTATGACGACCTGGTACTCGACACGGACAGCCTCGTACTGCCCGACCCCGAGATAGCCTCCAGGGCCTTCCTTGCCGCGTGTTTGAGCGAACTCGCACCGGACATGACGTTGCCGGGAACCACTTCATGGGTCACAGAGCTGGCTGCGCGTCTCCCTCAAGACCATATGCACCCACTCGAAGACTATACGGCCCAGATAAGGAGAGACATGTATTTCTTAGGACGCGGATAATCGCGGCTGGAGCAAAAACAATCCGTGTGCAAACACGCCCGGGCGCGTTTCCCTGCGTTCAGCCGTGTCCCGAAAAATAGGTTGCCCTGTTCATGAACCACTGTGCTTAGAGAAAAACTCGCTGAGTTAGGCGGCGGATTTGGGGCCGACGTAGAGGGCCACTTCCTCGTATTTCGCACGCCGGACGCGCTCGAGGCAGCCAACGGCCCACAGCAAGACGTTTTTGATGACTCCAGAATCCACGCAGCGGCGTGGTCCGGTATTTCTTGTCCGGGGACCGGTAAAATTGGCAATCATCAATGTCGATCTCTTCCGGGCTGTGGAAGCTCAAACCAGGCTCAGTACTAATGAGGTAGCGTGTGGCAACTGGCGCTCTTGGCCTTTCCTGCAGACAGCGCCTGCCCACGGGCAGGCTCCTGCTTGTTATAGCTCCCCTCGGGTGGTTTCGGAGCTGGAATAGCCAGTTGATAAAAATGAAGGGCAGCAAGCTTAGAGGTAATCATGTCATCGCTGTTCCGCATGTATCCGAAACGGGCTTTGGCGCCCACCGGGAATTGCTCCTGGGTCAACCTGGGATCGAAAAATGTGCCCTTCCCATGCATCTGGGTATTGGCAACATAGGCGTTCCAATAGGTCACCGAGCCCCAGCCAGTGTATGTATGGAGGTTCACGCCGGCCAGGCCAAAGGCTGCTGGCAGCAACGTTGCCGCGGATTTCCCGTCTGGGCGAAATGCTTTGCCGTCCTGATCGAGTTCGGCATCGTACTTGCCCGGTCCCCAGCTGCCGAGAACTTTCTTTACGGTGGGCACATCGACACCCAATAAATCTGCTAGGGGTTGCAAGTTGGGCGCCAAAGAGACGATGGCCCCAACGTTAAGATCGCGGTTGGCCCAACCGTCCCGCCGGTGGCCGATGCCTGGAACGAGTGAGTCGTCCACCGTCGAGTGGCAAAAGGAGCACTGTATTCCAATAGACTTCAGATTTCCCTTGGCATCGAAGAAGCCTGTGACACCCAAAACCGATTTCAGTTTGAGAAGCGCCAGAGTGGTGGCCGGGTCGTCAAGGTTGACCTTTCCTGCTTTCAATTGTTCAACCAAGGAGGACGGTAAAGCGTCCACATCCACCTTGAGGCCGACCGCTAGTCCCTAAACCAGTGTGATTTTTTGCTAGAAAAGCTGAAACAACCCTGGAATGTGCTTCGTTATTGGTTATAATAGGAATTAGCATATAACTAATACAACCAAAAGGAGCACATTCCAGGTGAACAAAAGAAACCACAAAA
This region of Terriglobia bacterium genomic DNA includes:
- a CDS encoding SDR family oxidoreductase; the encoded protein is MSTESLHGQTALVTGAAKRIGREIALALARAGVNVAVHFRHSARQAEELRTELASHGVMAWLVDADFSDIAAAQRLIPEVVEAAGSLEILVNSASLFLPSTIQNIDFADLMNQMQVNAWAPFVLSREFARHIGRGKIINLLDSRIVGDDRSHVAYILSKQVFALLMKMTAVEFAPRITVNGVAPGLILPPVGEDESYLNDLARKIPLKRHGEPADIADAVLYLLKSDFITGQVIFVDGGRHLMEPNRGPDHNH
- a CDS encoding dihydroneopterin aldolase; its protein translation is MDRIIITDIRARCIVGVNKDERTEKQDVTVNLSIYADLRKPGRSDKFEDAIDYRAIKKRVLNLVENSKYFLLEALAQAVADICLETPGVIKVHVRVDKPSALRFARSVSVEISRQRGAQ
- the folK gene encoding 2-amino-4-hydroxy-6-hydroxymethyldihydropteridine diphosphokinase; this encodes MKVRAFIAVGSNIRPEENVRTALLALARQEQIVAVSTIYRTEPEGRPDQPDFYNCVVEIKTDKTPEALKYQVLRRIEAGLGRQRTSDKFAPRTIDLDLMLYDDLVLDTDSLVLPDPEIASRAFLAACLSELAPDMTLPGTTSWVTELAARLPQDHMHPLEDYTAQIRRDMYFLGRG